A window from Leptothermofonsia sichuanensis E412 encodes these proteins:
- a CDS encoding WD40 domain-containing protein — MTDVFISYSRKDKDFVKALHGALVEHSREAWVDWQDIPLTADWWQEIERGIEAANTFIFVISPDSIASKVCNQEIDHAVQYHKRLIPVVRRDDLEMNLVHPALAKHNWLFFRERDDFDLTFQQLLEAIDTDLDHVKQHTRILVRAIEWENKNRNPDLLLRGSELEAVIHWLTQNAEKEPRSTQIQRDYINESRQAESDRQEAEIQQQRIQIKRQRLWLGAVATVSVVAIGSAFLAFSQYQQAEQRRMFSEKSEVIALAASSEALFSLNKRLDALMQALKAGQLVNHATWQDNGIRIKAIVALQQAVYGVQERNRLEGHTSRLQGVAFSPDGKLIASVSQDYTAILWERNGRLVKRLAGHTNFVDSLTFNPKGDILATVSSDKTCKLWNQKGELLHTLKNSSGINAVAFSPDGKQIATGNDNKTVTIWDLKGNLLNTIQGFTNYLTSVAFSPDGQILATSERDINTVKLWSQDGALIQTLKHPSGINDVKFSPDGSKIATGSQDGTIRVWNRSGQLLTTMEVATPTYEEFSGIGVRTDWDGETKSLKIVEVFQNAPAMEAGLKVDDRIIAINGIATNQMTQGSSIKQLRGVVGTKVSVKIARSGEEDFVLSLKRARFRSPSSGSDAVMSLAFNHNGKTIASANYDGTVKLWNLDGSLAKTLLGHSGLVYSVSFSPDGQELASAGFDNSVRLWKLNNSELPTMRTSSGSSPGISFSPDGEMIAAVDYEDGAIYLWNREGKLIKRLFRYQGLRGSVSFSPDGQVLVASNTNNGRAISLWSRDGGLLKTLKGHTDDVFEVTFSPDSQTIASASADKTIRLWNRNGALLRTLAGHTDQIYSVSFSPDGQTIASASLDRTIKLWNRNGTLLKTLKGHSDQVYGVRFSPDGQIIASASNDTTIKLWSRDGELLKTLQGHTRGVFSVSFNHDGTVVASSGGKDGTVKLWNRDGTELASFQSPNTVLGIVALSPDSKAVAVGSFDKGVILWNLDLQALVKKGCDWVRDYVQTNPNLEERDRRICN; from the coding sequence ATGACTGATGTTTTCATCTCCTACTCGCGTAAAGATAAGGACTTTGTGAAAGCCCTACATGGGGCACTGGTAGAGCATAGCCGTGAAGCCTGGGTTGATTGGCAGGACATTCCCCTCACCGCCGATTGGTGGCAGGAAATTGAACGGGGAATTGAAGCCGCGAATACGTTTATTTTTGTAATCAGCCCGGATTCCATTGCCTCGAAAGTGTGCAATCAGGAGATTGACCACGCTGTTCAGTACCACAAACGGTTAATTCCGGTGGTGCGACGGGATGATCTGGAGATGAATCTGGTCCATCCTGCTCTGGCAAAGCACAACTGGCTGTTTTTCCGGGAACGCGATGATTTCGATCTCACTTTTCAACAATTACTGGAAGCCATCGACACGGACCTCGATCATGTGAAGCAGCATACCCGGATTCTGGTGAGGGCGATCGAGTGGGAAAATAAGAATCGCAATCCCGACTTGTTGCTACGCGGGAGTGAGTTGGAAGCCGTAATTCATTGGCTAACGCAGAATGCTGAGAAGGAACCGAGATCGACTCAAATCCAGCGGGATTACATCAATGAGAGCCGCCAGGCAGAGAGCGATCGCCAGGAAGCCGAAATTCAACAACAGCGGATTCAAATTAAACGGCAACGACTGTGGTTAGGTGCCGTTGCAACGGTTTCTGTCGTTGCGATCGGCTCGGCTTTCCTTGCATTTAGTCAATATCAACAGGCTGAACAACGCCGAATGTTTTCAGAAAAGAGTGAGGTAATCGCTCTGGCTGCATCTTCAGAAGCTCTGTTTAGCTTGAACAAAAGGCTGGATGCACTCATGCAAGCTTTGAAAGCAGGACAATTAGTTAACCATGCGACTTGGCAGGATAATGGCATTCGTATTAAGGCTATTGTTGCACTTCAGCAAGCGGTCTATGGTGTGCAAGAGCGCAATCGTTTAGAAGGACACACCAGTCGTTTACAAGGTGTAGCATTTAGTCCTGATGGAAAATTGATTGCTTCTGTGAGCCAGGATTACACGGCTATTCTATGGGAACGCAATGGTAGGCTGGTTAAACGTTTGGCAGGACATACCAATTTTGTCGATAGCCTTACCTTTAACCCTAAGGGTGACATTCTTGCGACTGTTAGCTCAGATAAAACTTGTAAACTTTGGAACCAGAAAGGAGAACTTTTACACACACTGAAAAATAGCTCTGGGATCAATGCTGTTGCATTCAGTCCAGATGGCAAGCAGATTGCAACTGGAAATGATAATAAAACAGTAACGATTTGGGATTTGAAAGGTAATTTACTCAACACGATTCAAGGTTTCACGAACTATCTCACAAGTGTGGCTTTTAGCCCAGACGGGCAAATACTGGCAACTTCTGAACGAGATATTAATACGGTAAAACTTTGGAGCCAGGATGGTGCTTTAATTCAAACTCTCAAGCATCCATCTGGCATCAACGATGTTAAGTTCAGTCCAGATGGGAGCAAAATTGCAACTGGCTCTCAGGACGGTACTATTCGAGTCTGGAATCGTTCAGGGCAGCTTTTAACCACAATGGAGGTTGCAACCCCAACTTACGAAGAATTTTCAGGAATTGGAGTTCGCACTGATTGGGATGGAGAAACCAAAAGCTTGAAGATTGTGGAAGTGTTTCAGAATGCCCCAGCAATGGAAGCAGGGCTGAAAGTGGACGATCGCATCATTGCGATCAATGGCATCGCTACTAATCAAATGACTCAAGGTTCATCCATTAAACAACTTCGAGGTGTGGTTGGAACAAAGGTTTCTGTAAAAATTGCCCGTTCAGGTGAGGAGGACTTCGTTCTTTCTCTAAAACGCGCCAGATTCCGATCCCCATCCTCAGGCTCAGATGCTGTCATGAGTCTGGCATTCAACCACAATGGCAAAACCATTGCCTCAGCAAATTATGATGGAACAGTCAAGTTGTGGAATTTAGATGGTTCTCTTGCCAAAACCCTTCTGGGGCATAGCGGTCTGGTATACAGTGTCAGCTTCAGTCCCGATGGTCAGGAGCTTGCATCCGCTGGGTTCGACAACTCCGTGCGCCTGTGGAAATTGAACAACAGTGAGTTACCTACAATGCGAACCTCCAGTGGTAGCTCTCCTGGAATCAGTTTTAGTCCAGATGGTGAAATGATTGCGGCGGTTGATTATGAGGACGGTGCTATTTATTTGTGGAATCGGGAAGGTAAGCTGATAAAAAGACTGTTTAGATACCAGGGATTACGAGGATCGGTTAGTTTTAGTCCAGATGGTCAAGTACTTGTCGCTAGCAACACAAATAATGGTAGAGCTATCAGTCTCTGGAGTCGTGATGGGGGCTTGCTTAAAACCCTGAAAGGTCATACAGATGATGTTTTTGAAGTCACCTTCAGTCCAGATAGCCAGACGATTGCTTCTGCTAGCGCAGATAAGACCATCAGGCTCTGGAACCGCAATGGTGCTTTATTAAGAACCTTAGCAGGACACACGGATCAAATTTACAGCGTTAGCTTCAGCCCTGATGGTCAAACGATCGCATCCGCCAGTTTAGATAGAACCATCAAACTTTGGAACCGAAATGGAACATTATTGAAAACCTTGAAAGGGCATAGTGATCAGGTTTACGGTGTCCGTTTCAGTCCAGATGGTCAAATAATCGCTTCTGCCAGTAACGACACAACCATTAAATTGTGGAGTCGAGATGGTGAATTACTCAAAACCCTTCAGGGACATACTCGTGGAGTGTTTAGTGTAAGTTTCAATCACGATGGCACTGTTGTTGCTTCCAGTGGAGGTAAGGATGGCACTGTTAAGCTTTGGAATCGAGATGGTACAGAGCTTGCATCCTTTCAGAGTCCTAATACGGTGTTGGGAATTGTTGCCCTTAGTCCTGATAGCAAAGCTGTAGCAGTTGGCAGCTTCGATAAAGGGGTCATCCTTTGGAATCTGGATTTGCAAGCCCTTGTGAAAAAGGGTTGTGACTGGGTGCGTGACTATGTGCAGACTAATCCAAATCTGGAGGAGCGCGATCGCCGTATTTGCAATTAA
- a CDS encoding Rpn family recombination-promoting nuclease/putative transposase: protein MSFDNLCKLLSEKYPDRFVNWLLGETPQTVTVLKTELSIEPIRADSVTFLQTDQRIVHLEFQTRIESNPPLPLRMLDYWVRLHRLYRLPVTQVVILLLPPANATEIETAFSLESTRHAYQVIRLWEQDPAIFLHDPALLPFASLAATSDPAQLLHQVAQVIRGIQSTQQRQEVSGYAQLLAGLKFSQPLIRQAFMEGVMRESVIYQEIFQEGRQEGRQEGRQEGRQEGRQEGRQEGRREEGLALVLLLLEQRVGQLPDELRDRLSTLDLAQLEALAVALLNFSQLSDLLDWFKQKHL from the coding sequence ATGTCCTTTGACAATCTCTGTAAGCTGTTGTCAGAAAAATACCCGGATCGCTTTGTGAACTGGCTGTTAGGAGAAACCCCTCAAACGGTGACAGTTCTGAAGACTGAACTGAGCATTGAACCGATTCGAGCTGATTCCGTTACCTTTTTGCAAACCGACCAGCGGATTGTTCATCTGGAATTTCAAACCCGAATTGAGTCCAATCCCCCCCTGCCCCTCCGGATGCTGGATTACTGGGTACGACTACACCGGCTTTACAGGTTACCCGTTACCCAGGTTGTGATTCTGCTGTTGCCGCCAGCCAATGCAACCGAAATTGAAACGGCCTTTAGCCTGGAATCAACCCGCCATGCATATCAGGTCATCAGGTTATGGGAGCAAGATCCTGCCATCTTTTTGCATGACCCCGCCTTACTCCCCTTTGCTTCCCTGGCAGCCACCTCCGATCCTGCCCAGCTACTCCATCAGGTCGCCCAGGTGATCCGTGGAATACAATCCACTCAACAACGGCAGGAAGTTTCGGGCTATGCTCAACTACTGGCAGGGTTAAAATTTAGTCAGCCGTTGATTCGACAAGCTTTTATGGAGGGGGTTATGCGAGAGTCGGTCATCTATCAAGAAATTTTTCAGGAAGGCAGACAGGAGGGCAGACAGGAGGGCAGACAGGAAGGCAGACAGGAAGGCAGACAGGAAGGCAGACAGGAAGGCAGGCGAGAAGAAGGTTTGGCCCTGGTCCTGCTGTTGCTGGAACAGCGGGTTGGGCAGTTGCCGGATGAGTTGCGCGATCGCCTCTCCACCCTCGACTTAGCCCAACTGGAAGCCCTGGCAGTGGCGTTACTCAATTTCTCGCAGCTTTCAGATCTGCTGGACTGGTTCAAGCAAAAACACCTGTAA
- a CDS encoding 3'(2'),5'-bisphosphate nucleotidase CysQ family protein, with amino-acid sequence MDALKADELQELVAIATSVGWGAADILLAMKPSDLNVQDSGDGPVTAADMAANHYILENLQATCGTRNFGYLSEETYKIQASGEPIPQPCVWVIDPLDGTRDYIKGTGEYAIHIALLQKDRPVLAVVACPAVERLYFATLNGGTFVEKRNQLPQRVQVSQRNRIEDLTMVASRSHRDERFNQLLNRFPIQHQRSVGSVGGKIAAILEHTADVYLSLPGKSAPKDWDLAAPELVLTEAGGQFTHFDGSPLKYNQAEVSQWGGVIASNGPCHSWLCDETTRILAEIDKNYPLE; translated from the coding sequence TTGGACGCATTAAAAGCTGATGAACTGCAAGAATTGGTGGCGATCGCGACCTCGGTGGGTTGGGGAGCAGCAGATATTTTGCTGGCGATGAAACCCTCTGACCTGAATGTGCAGGATTCAGGCGATGGTCCGGTGACAGCGGCAGATATGGCAGCAAACCACTATATTCTGGAGAATTTGCAGGCGACCTGCGGCACCAGAAACTTTGGCTATCTCAGCGAAGAAACCTATAAGATCCAGGCATCGGGCGAACCGATTCCCCAACCCTGTGTCTGGGTGATTGACCCACTGGATGGCACCAGGGACTATATCAAGGGCACGGGAGAGTATGCAATCCACATTGCCTTATTGCAGAAGGACCGTCCTGTGCTGGCTGTGGTGGCGTGCCCGGCAGTGGAAAGGCTCTACTTTGCGACCCTGAATGGCGGCACCTTTGTTGAAAAACGCAATCAATTACCTCAACGGGTTCAGGTGTCCCAACGCAATCGGATTGAAGACCTGACGATGGTTGCCAGCCGCAGCCATCGAGATGAACGGTTTAACCAGTTATTGAATCGCTTCCCGATTCAGCATCAGCGATCAGTAGGAAGTGTAGGTGGCAAGATTGCTGCTATTTTAGAACATACTGCGGATGTTTACCTTTCTCTGCCTGGTAAGTCAGCCCCAAAGGACTGGGATCTGGCGGCTCCTGAACTGGTTCTGACGGAGGCAGGCGGACAGTTCACCCATTTTGATGGCTCTCCACTGAAATACAACCAGGCGGAGGTGAGCCAGTGGGGTGGGGTGATTGCCAGTAATGGTCCCTGCCATTCCTGGCTTTGTGATGAGACAACCCGAATTCTGGCAGAGATTGATAAAAATTATCCGCTGGAGTAG
- a CDS encoding sugar kinase: protein MQRGVFVGLVTLDLIYRVEHLPGTNQKLVASDYGVFAGGPATNAAVAFSYLNHQAMVMGGVGVHPVTHLIRADLQQYGVTMVDLTPKRTEPPPVSSVLVTEATGERAVVSINAVKTQVMADQIPAKCLQDVAIVLIDGHQMAVGEAIAQQAKAQLIPVVIDGGSWKPGFDRVLPYADYVICSANFRPPDCESDQAVIEYLKSLSIAHIAITHGEHPIQYWSNGQTGSIAVPPVKAVDTLGAGDIFHGAFCHAILQQEFVEALVEASRIAARSCQFFGTRQWMEERVRSEK, encoded by the coding sequence ATGCAGCGAGGGGTATTTGTGGGGTTGGTGACTCTGGATCTAATTTACCGGGTGGAGCATCTGCCAGGGACAAATCAGAAGTTGGTGGCATCTGATTATGGGGTATTTGCGGGGGGGCCAGCAACCAATGCGGCTGTTGCGTTTAGTTATCTGAATCATCAGGCGATGGTGATGGGGGGTGTAGGTGTTCATCCTGTTACCCATCTGATTCGGGCAGATTTGCAACAGTATGGCGTGACTATGGTTGACCTGACTCCGAAGCGTACTGAGCCGCCGCCTGTTTCTTCTGTCCTGGTGACGGAAGCAACGGGGGAGAGGGCGGTAGTCTCAATTAATGCAGTTAAAACTCAGGTTATGGCTGATCAGATTCCTGCTAAATGCCTCCAGGATGTTGCAATTGTGCTGATAGATGGACATCAGATGGCAGTGGGAGAGGCGATCGCCCAGCAGGCAAAAGCACAATTGATTCCAGTCGTGATTGATGGCGGAAGCTGGAAGCCAGGGTTTGATAGAGTTCTACCCTACGCAGACTATGTCATCTGTTCTGCCAATTTTCGCCCACCAGACTGTGAGAGTGATCAGGCAGTGATCGAATATCTAAAGTCGTTGAGCATTGCTCACATTGCCATCACCCACGGAGAACACCCCATTCAATACTGGAGTAATGGGCAAACGGGTTCGATTGCAGTGCCACCCGTGAAGGCAGTAGATACCCTGGGTGCAGGTGACATTTTTCATGGGGCATTCTGCCATGCTATTTTGCAACAGGAGTTTGTCGAGGCACTGGTAGAAGCTAGCAGAATTGCAGCCCGTTCCTGTCAGTTTTTTGGAACCCGGCAGTGGATGGAAGAGAGGGTGAGAAGTGAGAAGTGA
- the rsmI gene encoding 16S rRNA (cytidine(1402)-2'-O)-methyltransferase, which yields MPSDPKPGTLYLVSTPIGNLEDMSFRAVRILQSVDLIAAEDTRHTGKLLHHFQITTPQLSYHDHNRQSRTSELLERLQQGKAIALVTDAGTPGISDPGYELTKACAEAGIPVVPIPGPSAAIAALAASGLASDRFVFEGFLPAKAQARRAHLETLKPETRTLIFYEAPHRLRATLQDLQILGTERQLVLARELTKLHEELWRGTVGEATVLYSDREPQGEFTLVVAGAPLNQATLSEAAIITELQSLLKQGLSRSAASRQLAQETDLPRRQIYQLALSLPEEF from the coding sequence ATGCCTTCCGATCCCAAACCCGGCACACTTTACCTGGTCAGCACACCTATCGGCAACCTGGAGGATATGTCTTTCCGGGCAGTGCGAATTTTGCAGTCAGTAGACCTGATTGCCGCAGAAGACACCCGCCATACAGGAAAACTGCTGCATCACTTTCAGATTACTACTCCACAACTCAGTTACCACGACCACAACCGCCAATCTCGCACATCAGAACTGCTGGAACGTTTACAACAGGGAAAAGCGATCGCCCTTGTTACCGATGCTGGAACACCAGGAATCTCTGATCCAGGGTATGAGCTGACAAAAGCCTGTGCTGAGGCAGGTATTCCTGTAGTGCCCATTCCTGGACCCAGTGCCGCAATTGCAGCCTTAGCCGCCTCTGGGCTTGCCAGTGATCGCTTTGTGTTTGAAGGCTTTCTACCGGCCAAAGCCCAGGCACGTCGTGCTCACTTGGAAACCTTGAAACCAGAAACCCGCACCCTCATTTTTTACGAAGCGCCCCATCGTCTGCGGGCAACTCTACAGGATTTGCAGATTCTGGGAACCGAGCGGCAACTTGTGCTAGCACGAGAATTAACAAAGCTGCATGAAGAATTGTGGCGGGGTACGGTGGGGGAAGCTACGGTGCTGTATAGCGATCGGGAACCCCAGGGTGAATTTACCCTTGTGGTGGCTGGCGCTCCTCTGAATCAAGCCACCCTATCTGAAGCCGCGATTATAACCGAACTCCAAAGCCTGCTGAAACAGGGGCTTTCCCGCTCTGCTGCCAGCCGCCAGCTTGCCCAGGAAACGGATCTCCCCCGCCGTCAGATCTACCAGCTAGCCCTATCGTTACCAGAGGAATTTTGA
- a CDS encoding HetZ-related protein 2 — translation MVLAKDMGLAEEIANEWRSRLETELPGQSPAARESIIRWLIGEDESRFEDLTPSLRQIAEQAMDYRYRILRQRYLDVSPERSYRLLIQRLSSLFLIRNKIRTWIALSRDRQRTVVDVLEEVIQELLQNDTYMQQQIRWIAKCTRDNRLRNALMLASTEEYCLRPIRSQPLLSYRFVNYLRRSQRGGMTQVPAKDFIRLVSEEIAPDDSDGAISLLDTQAVSQYQDAQAAEEQQELRDAVRRQFETYLTEKVGPVAAQWLNLYLQGRSQEAIAETLNLPIKQVYRLREKINYHAVRVFAAKNQRELVISWLGNSIK, via the coding sequence ATGGTGTTGGCTAAAGACATGGGATTGGCTGAGGAGATTGCAAATGAGTGGCGATCGCGGCTGGAAACAGAACTGCCCGGTCAAAGTCCGGCTGCCCGCGAAAGTATTATTCGCTGGCTAATTGGGGAAGACGAGTCCCGGTTTGAGGATCTTACTCCCAGCCTGCGCCAGATTGCCGAACAGGCGATGGACTACCGCTATCGCATCCTGCGCCAGCGATACCTGGATGTTTCACCAGAACGGTCCTACCGACTGCTCATCCAGCGTTTGAGCAGTCTATTTTTAATCCGTAACAAAATTCGGACCTGGATTGCCCTCTCCCGCGATCGCCAGCGTACTGTGGTTGATGTCCTGGAAGAAGTGATCCAGGAACTGCTCCAAAACGATACCTATATGCAGCAGCAAATCCGCTGGATTGCAAAATGCACAAGGGACAATCGGCTCCGCAATGCTTTGATGCTGGCAAGCACTGAAGAATACTGCCTGCGTCCAATTCGGAGTCAGCCGCTGCTTTCCTATCGATTTGTGAACTACCTGCGTCGTTCCCAACGAGGTGGTATGACCCAGGTGCCCGCTAAAGACTTCATCCGCCTGGTTTCAGAGGAAATTGCACCGGACGATTCAGATGGGGCAATTAGCCTGCTGGATACTCAAGCCGTCAGCCAGTACCAGGATGCCCAGGCCGCCGAGGAACAGCAAGAGCTACGGGATGCGGTCAGGCGTCAATTTGAAACCTATCTGACTGAAAAGGTGGGTCCAGTGGCAGCACAATGGCTCAACCTCTATCTGCAAGGGCGTTCTCAAGAAGCGATCGCCGAGACCCTGAATCTGCCCATTAAACAGGTCTATCGTCTGCGAGAGAAAATCAACTATCACGCTGTTCGCGTCTTTGCGGCAAAGAACCAGCGAGAGCTGGTAATAAGCTGGCTGGGAAATTCTATTAAATAG
- a CDS encoding ATPase, T2SS/T4P/T4SS family codes for MVSFSGDQSNLSANKQLEPINGARPKSDWADYLDAEQIFRLIDSILPFEACLYHQILPLGLEGSRLRLGMVNLEDTAALDYVRKILAYMNCSLVPQTIASDIHHAVLSAYLNHTGTQKQPVSPHANSSSQSIAKRIEQKLTQEAAKKAIVASANDEKNLRPNLPDPHSNPTLLVDSPENLNFQDFDGVDSPILLTGEESGTVIAGAVDSGAGNSDAVGLDSADSAAQSEVASSYHNGQQATFILRTEPPPVEAPPESSPGDSLPVLDINARYLSAPADVLAALPPSELLQELLGRVLVAGIGRLYLERQPNNARILWSQNGVLQSVLDELSVETLQGVINELKMLTRLPLLPVQQPKQVEIERLYQRHRLLLRLRVMPGNHGEEATVQVLRGAALKFYQQQQLANLSRDALTIAQELQQKVNEIRVRTRFYPMLTAEQLSVLPALDNVLKSVEQQLEALKKLQLAEVSGEEESQL; via the coding sequence ATGGTGTCTTTCTCTGGCGATCAGTCCAATTTATCAGCCAACAAGCAACTTGAGCCTATCAATGGGGCAAGACCTAAATCAGATTGGGCTGATTACCTTGATGCAGAACAGATATTCCGGTTGATTGACAGCATTCTGCCGTTTGAAGCCTGTCTTTACCATCAAATCCTCCCGCTGGGACTGGAAGGAAGCCGCCTTAGGCTGGGCATGGTTAACCTGGAAGACACAGCCGCCCTCGATTATGTGCGGAAAATTCTCGCCTATATGAATTGCTCTCTGGTGCCCCAGACCATTGCCTCCGATATTCATCATGCAGTACTTTCAGCCTATCTGAACCATACGGGCACTCAGAAACAACCTGTTAGCCCTCACGCTAATTCTTCATCTCAGTCCATTGCTAAACGGATTGAGCAGAAGCTTACTCAGGAGGCTGCGAAGAAAGCCATAGTTGCCTCTGCAAATGATGAAAAGAACCTGCGCCCAAATCTCCCAGATCCGCATTCAAATCCCACCCTGCTGGTAGACAGCCCTGAAAACTTAAATTTTCAGGACTTTGATGGGGTTGACTCGCCAATCCTCCTGACAGGGGAAGAGTCCGGTACGGTGATCGCGGGTGCCGTTGATTCTGGTGCGGGGAATTCAGATGCCGTTGGTTTAGACTCGGCTGATTCTGCCGCTCAATCAGAAGTGGCTTCTAGCTACCATAACGGACAGCAGGCTACGTTTATCTTGAGAACCGAACCACCCCCTGTTGAAGCACCCCCTGAGTCCTCACCTGGGGATTCTTTACCCGTTTTGGATATTAACGCCAGATATCTTTCTGCTCCAGCCGATGTTTTGGCAGCTTTACCCCCTTCCGAACTACTCCAGGAACTGTTGGGGAGGGTTCTGGTTGCAGGAATTGGACGGCTCTATTTGGAACGTCAACCCAATAATGCGCGCATCCTTTGGAGCCAGAATGGAGTACTGCAATCTGTTCTGGACGAATTATCTGTGGAAACCCTGCAAGGAGTGATTAATGAGTTAAAAATGTTAACCCGGCTTCCCCTGCTCCCAGTTCAGCAACCAAAGCAGGTTGAAATTGAGCGGCTTTACCAGCGCCACCGTCTGCTGTTAAGGTTGCGGGTCATGCCAGGTAATCATGGGGAGGAGGCTACGGTACAGGTGTTGCGAGGAGCGGCACTCAAGTTTTATCAGCAGCAACAGCTAGCTAATCTCAGTCGGGATGCACTCACTATCGCTCAAGAGCTTCAACAAAAAGTCAATGAGATTCGTGTTCGCACCCGGTTTTACCCCATGCTGACAGCAGAGCAACTCAGTGTTTTGCCCGCTCTGGACAATGTTTTGAAGAGTGTAGAGCAGCAACTAGAGGCATTGAAGAAGCTGCAACTTGCTGAAGTCTCAGGGGAGGAAGAATCTCAGTTGTAG
- a CDS encoding GNAT family N-acetyltransferase, whose translation MAEFPKFTVRSAQDSDLTQVVNLDRLSFAPLSSDEEIKQEWFADGISLPGRKFFLAIETETGEGVGGYAQLDLRIWFEQQAFPAMGIAAVAVAPHRRGQRIARLMLEHALTMGQEQNLPLIALYPFQHGFYRKLGWAWVEQMHQYRVSARYIPGFRERSQIFPYHPDHQSSLQSVYDQAASHHNGWFQRQSWQWESRLKPAKGREIYCYGHGTELTGYVILQFTHLPSQVALSVVVQEWVALSAEAYRGILGFLASLRDQVSTIVWNTYPADPFPHLLQEQRQDPGLASTSFEFGLVHPFGAIGGGFMWRLVDLKQAFALRPIRSGESFALTFQVTDPVLGNRAIAAEFSNQRMTSLKQPTSTVIYTSIAHLTELFCGVRRATDLLWTGEIEYEGELTLLSQLDRAWQAEPPFCWDFF comes from the coding sequence ATGGCTGAGTTCCCAAAATTCACTGTGCGATCAGCTCAGGATAGCGATTTGACCCAGGTTGTTAACCTGGATAGACTCTCCTTTGCTCCCTTAAGCTCGGATGAGGAAATTAAGCAGGAGTGGTTTGCTGATGGCATCAGTCTTCCCGGTCGAAAATTTTTCCTGGCGATTGAAACTGAAACTGGGGAGGGTGTGGGTGGCTATGCCCAACTGGATTTAAGGATCTGGTTTGAGCAACAGGCATTTCCTGCAATGGGAATTGCAGCCGTGGCGGTGGCTCCCCATCGGCGGGGACAGCGAATTGCCCGGTTGATGCTGGAACACGCGCTGACAATGGGGCAAGAGCAAAATCTTCCTCTGATTGCCCTCTATCCCTTTCAGCATGGATTCTATCGCAAGTTGGGTTGGGCATGGGTTGAGCAAATGCACCAGTACCGTGTGTCGGCTCGTTATATTCCAGGGTTTCGGGAGCGATCGCAAATCTTCCCCTACCACCCTGATCATCAATCATCGCTCCAGTCTGTTTATGACCAGGCAGCTTCTCACCACAATGGCTGGTTCCAACGGCAATCCTGGCAGTGGGAAAGTCGATTGAAACCGGCAAAAGGACGGGAAATTTATTGCTATGGTCATGGCACAGAGCTAACTGGCTATGTGATCCTGCAATTTACCCATCTGCCTTCCCAGGTTGCTTTATCGGTGGTTGTGCAGGAGTGGGTCGCGTTATCTGCTGAGGCATATCGGGGAATTTTGGGGTTTCTGGCATCCCTGCGTGACCAGGTTTCGACGATTGTCTGGAACACCTATCCAGCAGATCCATTCCCCCACCTGCTCCAGGAACAGCGGCAAGATCCAGGGCTGGCATCTACCTCGTTTGAATTTGGGTTAGTCCATCCATTTGGAGCAATTGGAGGTGGCTTCATGTGGCGCCTGGTTGACCTGAAACAGGCGTTTGCATTGCGTCCAATTAGATCCGGAGAATCCTTTGCTCTGACGTTTCAGGTAACCGATCCGGTATTGGGCAACCGGGCGATCGCAGCAGAATTTTCCAATCAACGCATGACCAGCCTGAAGCAACCCACTTCTACTGTGATTTATACTTCCATAGCGCATCTAACAGAACTATTCTGTGGCGTCCGTCGGGCTACGGACCTGCTGTGGACAGGTGAAATCGAGTACGAAGGAGAGTTGACCCTGCTCAGCCAGCTAGATAGGGCATGGCAAGCAGAGCCACCCTTCTGCTGGGACTTCTTTTGA